The region tataatttattagcaAAATATGTTCAAGGTTTTAATTTCTCTCTTCTCAATTTGATTGTTCAAATTTTCCATTAGCCTAAAAGTGATTCTTCAAATTTATCAGTTTTTGCTATTAAAGctaattaaagaaaatgattTAATTGAAATAAGATGTTAAATCcaataatagtaaaataataaatactaaatctgaaagaatttgaaaactaaaaaaagaacaaaaaaggcaaaaaaatCTCTAAACAATCATGATTTAAATTCACTGAAAAGACATGTGTTTTCTTGTAATGCACTTAGCAATATGCATATATATGAATCAACAACAATTGTCAAAATATTCATATTTGTGTTTATCTTTCTGCAttcatttcttttatttcaataaaacaaatttaaaaaaatattttaataagtgtgacattatatatatttatttgttttcaattgaattctaaagttttgtttttcattcatattaaaaatatcaaataatttttaaacttatGATCCATAACAAGTAACTTCTCCCAAAAAAATGTATTATATTAGCAAAATTATATTCAAACCTTCTCATCTTAATTTTTCGGTTTTGATAATTCACTATTGATATTAGTCTCAAAAATAGATGACAAATACTCTTAGGATCTACCAATATTTGCTccttaaaaaattcataaaatgatGGTTTGTCTTATCCGTAACCACTTCTTATCAAAGTATATACGAAAAACTTGAGGGGTaatgtttttatcattttatatttaactCGGTTTTTTGATTCGTCAAAATGTATGCATAATCATTTTTAAAACGATATATgtatgaaataaatttttatttttgttattttttataatatatattcaattatttttgttatatcATTGTTCAAgcattgatatatatatatatatacttccTCCTAAAATACATTTGAAAATAACTTCTAGAAAAGCAAATGTTCATTTTGCATAAATctcattattatattttaaaatttctatatcACTTTACCAACTTTAAATTGCAAACTTTGGATGTTCCCAGGGTTTATACAATTTACCAAATTCTGTAACAGATTGTCcttatgttttaattaaattgttcaaGGAAACCATAATTTCCTTTTCTGGCAATTCCAACTTCAtggttaattacttaaaaaatcatGAAGACTAATAATACTttaacaaaattacaatatCTTCATTAACATTTATTTCTGTAATGCTTACGAATCTCATGACTTTATcatcaaaaccaaacaaaatgTTCAGACTTATTAACCCTAATTCACTCCTGCTGATTTCCTCTCATGCAAATCATCTATAAATAGAGAAACCCTAAGCTCTAATTTCTCATCACTCACTTAAGCAaatatcttcttctttttcttaatTCTCGGTTTTTTCTAAGAAGAAAAATGGCGATCTCGAAGACTTTTCTTCTTCTCGGATTTGCATTAGCTGTTGTTATTCTGATCTCAGCTCGTGATCTTGCTGCTGAAACCGTTCAAAGCCGTGAGATTTGTAGCATTTTTTAATATGCATGCATGCaaaattatgtattttatagAAATCTTATATGATAGTTTttgcttataaattaattaaatactatCAATATTTAACTTCTTCATTTTTTCAGAGAAGAATAATGCAAATGTTGATGGGCATGGTGGATATGGCAATTATGGGTCTGGAAAAGGCGGGTATGGATCCGGTAAAGGCGGATATAGCGGAGGGCAGGGTTCAGGGAAAGGCGAATATGGCGGAGGGCATGGATCAGGGAAAGGTGAATATGGAGGCGGATATGGCGGAGGGCATGGATCAGGGAAAGGCGAGTATGGAGGCGGATCGGGCAAAGGCGGATATGGCGGAGGGCATGGATCAGGAAAAGGCGAATATGGAGGCGGATATGGGAGTGGAAAGGGAGGTTCCCACGGTGGCAAAGAAGCTGGAAACTAGACATATACCCTTTACCTCTATATATATGAA is a window of Mercurialis annua linkage group LG2, ddMerAnnu1.2, whole genome shotgun sequence DNA encoding:
- the LOC126667490 gene encoding glycine-rich cell wall structural protein 2-like isoform X3, whose amino-acid sequence is MAISKTFLLLGFALAVVILISARDLAAETVQSQKNNANVDGHGGYGNYGSGKGGYGSGKGGYSGGQGSGKGEYGGGHGSGKGEYGGGYGGGHGSGKGEYGGGSGKGGYGGGHGSGKGEYGGGYGSGKGGSHGGKEAGN